The proteins below come from a single Miscanthus floridulus cultivar M001 chromosome 1, ASM1932011v1, whole genome shotgun sequence genomic window:
- the LOC136468540 gene encoding uncharacterized protein gives MKTLTFKVVGFHGTYHAILGRPCYAKFMTVPNDTYLKLKMLGPCGVITVGASFQRAYECEVKCCEHVAAIVTSRELAGIREEVVEEAPDPKRSTRSFKPVEGAKEVLIDPNGSKGKVVRIGTMLSSE, from the coding sequence ATGAagacccttaccttcaaggtggtcgggttccatggaacctaccacgccatcctgggacgtccatgctacgcgaaatTCATGACCGTCCCCAAtgacacctatctaaagttgaagatgttggGTCCGTGTGGTGTCATCACCGTCGGtgcctccttccagcgcgcctacgagtgcgaggtcaagtgctgTGAACACGTCGCGGCAATTGTCACCTCCAGAGAGCTAGCGGgcatcagggaggaggtcgtcgaagaagcacccgaccccaagcggtcgacCAGGTCATTCAAGCCtgtagagggcgccaaggaggtcctcatagaccccaacgGCTCCaaaggcaaagtggtgcgcattggcaccatgctttcctctgaataa